A window of Halovivax gelatinilyticus genomic DNA:
CTCCGGACACCCGTCCACAACGATGACGACCTCAACCGTGTCGTACGTCTGGGAAAGAACGCTATCGACGCTCTCGACGAACGCATCGTAGCGATCGAGGGTGTACGTGCAGATGACGACCGAAACTTCCATTGATCCTGTCATGCGCCACCAGCGAGAAAAATCGTTCGTATTGGGGGAACGTTTCGGACACCGAGGGGGCAATGGTAATGCTTGACGACGATCCGGGTCCTCATCGGCGACCGATCTACCGTCGTACAGTCTGTATGCTGTAACTTTCAGGCTGACCGGCTTGTGTGAAACTCGCATCGAAGGAGAAGGCTTATTGACCCGATGGCGAATCTGTAGCTCAATGAGTGGAGAGACCGCTGAGGCGACGGCCCTCCAGGTCGACGACGTCTACGCGTTCGTAGAACGCTACGGACACCTCGTCCTGGTTGGACTGTTGATGGTGTTCATGTTGTGGGTTCGGTTACTCAACTACGGGGTTTTCCGTCGTGACGACGGCTCTGTCACGTTCACGGCAATCGACTCGTGGTATCACTGGCGAGCGACCGACTGGATGGTAGAAAACTATCCTCGATCGATGCCGTTCGAGGTGTACACCGGCTTTCCGACGGGTAACTACGTCGGTCAGTTCGGCACGCTCTTCGACCACATCGTTGTCACCGTCGCGATGGTCATCGGCCTCGGCGACCCCTCCCAGAGCGACGTGCAGATGGCCGCACTCATCGTGGTTCCGATTCTCGCCGTCCTCGTCGCGATCCCGGTCTACCTGATCGCAAAGAAGGTCGCCGGTGGCAGCCGCGTCGCCGGACTCGTCGCCGTCATCTTTCTCGCCCTCTCACCGGGCGAGTTTCTCAGACGGTCGACCGCAGGTCAGTTCCAGCATCACGTCGCCGAGGTGCTGTTCATGGCGGTCGCCCTGCTCGCGATCATCGTCGCCCTTCGCGTCGCCGAACGAGAGAAGCCGATCTGGGAACTCGTCGAAGCCAGGGAGTGGGAGCCGCTAAAAGAGCCGGCCACGTACAGCGCACTCGCCGGCGTCGCACTCTGTCTCTATCTCTGGACCTGGCCACCGGCGGTCATGTTCGTCGCCATCCTCGGCGTGTTCTTCGCCGTCCACCTCTGCATCGAATTCCTTCGCGGCGTGTCGCCGGATCACGTCGCGTTCGTCGGCGTGATCAGCATGGTCGTCCCCACGCTCTTCATGCTCGTCATGCTCGACGTCTTTACGTTTACGAGCGAGACTTCCTTCGGACTCCTCCAACCGACCGTCTCCGCGCTCGTTGCGATCGGCTGTCTCTTCATGGCCTGGCTCGCACGCGAGTGGGACGCCAGGGACATCGAACGAACGTACTATCCGGGTGCGATCGTCGGCATCGCCCTCGGGGGTCTGCTCGTCCTCTGGGTCGCCGTTCCGGATCTCTACTCGACGCTCGTCGGAAACTTCACCTCGCGAATCATGCCGATCGGACCGTCCGAGACCGGCCTGACCGTCCAGGAGGTCCAGCCGCCGGATGAGTTCGTTGCGCGCGCGACTCGGGAGTTCGGGATGGGACTGTACCTCTTCATCATCGGACTCGTCTTGCTCGTCGCCCGTCCGGTCATGGGCGAGCGATTCCGCGCCGAACACACGCTCGTCGTCGTCTGGAGTCTGTTCTTGCTCAGCATGGCGATGACGCAGGTGCGATTCTGGTACTACTTCGTCCTCCCGATCGCGATCGTCTCCGGTTACACGATCGGCGTCGCCGTCGACCTGATCGATGTTCGACTCACCGACCGCGTCTCTGACGTCGGCGCCTACCAGGTGCTCGCGATCGTTCTCGTGCTGACGGTTCTGTTCGTCCCGTTCGCCCCGATGGTCAACGACGTCAACGCGATCAACGTCGGCGAGCAAGCCGGCCCGAGCCACGACTCGATCCTCTGGGAGGACGCTAACGAGTTCATGGCCGAGAACACGCCCGAACCCGGAAACCTCTACGGGGCCGGTCACGACGACGAACTCGACTACTACGAACGGTATAGCTACCCGGACGATGGAAACTTCGAGTATCCCGAGGGCGCGTACGGGGTGATGTCGTGGTGGGACTACGGCCACCTGATAACCACCCAGGCCGAGCGGATTCCACACTCGAATCCGTTCCAGCAACACGCCCGTTCGTCGTCGGCCTACCTGCAGGCGCCCGACGAGGCGACGGCGAACGGCGTTCTCGACCTGATCGCGACGGGTGAGGATCCGCGCCTCGACGACACCGGTGGCCTCACCCAGGAGCCGCCGGAGTCTGTCGAAGGCGGCGACCAGATGCCCTACGTGATGATCGATTACAAGATGGTGGGCTCGAAATTCGGTGCGATTTCACAGTGGACCGGTCCAGATCCGGAGGTCTATTCGTCTCCGAAGCCGATCGACATCGGCATCGAGGACCAAGAAGAGACGTTCGTCGCCGCCAACGACGAGTTCTACGACACCCAGGTCGCCTCGCTTTATCTCGAGGACGCCGACGGGATGGAAAATTACCGGCTGGTCCACGAGACGGACCGGTTCGCGATGGTTGCCGGCGTTGCCACCCAGCAGGGAGGCGTCCCGTTCTGGGGAACTGACCTCGGTATCGGCTGGGACGAAGCCGCCCAGCACGAGCCGGTCATCGATCAGCACCGAGACGAGGGGATGCTCTACGGCGGTGAGTACTACGAACCCCACCTCGCGTCCGCGGTGAAGACCTTCGAGCGAGTCGAGGGGGCGACGCTCGACGGGCAATTCGACGGGATCGACGTCGAAAACGCCACGGTTGAAGCCTCACTCGAACTCGAGACTGAACCAGGTCGAACGTTCGTCTACACTCAGCAAGCCGAGATCGCAGACGACGGTGGGTTCTCGGTGACGGTCCCGTACGCGACCGAGGAGACGCTCGGTCCTGAAGACGGATTCACCGAGTCGACCGTCACGGCGAACGGAAGCTACCAGGTCATCGTCCAGGACGGCGAGACCTTCTACTCGAGCGAAGTCGACGTGCCGGAGCCGGCCATCTACGACGGCGACGAGATCACCGTCTCCGACTTCGAGGAGATCGACTTCGACGACCTCATCGACGATGGGGCCGATAACGCGACGGACGAAAACGGTGACGCAGGCGGAGATGATGACGAGAACGGTGACGCTGACAACGGTGGCGAAAACGGGGATGGAAACGATGCGGACGGTGCCGACACGAACGACGAGTGATCGATACCGCTGATGGACGAGTGATCGGTTCCCCGACCGACGTACGTGCAATCGAAGCGAATCCTTTTGGCCGGTCCGAGAATAGAGCCGGTAATGCGCGAGGGGCTTGTCGTTTACTGCAAGGGATTTGCGATGGGTGCCGCAGACGCCGTTCCCGGGGTATCGGGTGCGACGATCGCTCTCATCGTCGGGATTTACGATCGTATGATTCGAGCGATTACGGCGATCGACCCGCGCGAACTTCGAGAGATTTCCAGTCGAGATGGGCGAGCGGCGCTGTGGAGCGAACTTCTCGAGTGGGATCTGCCCTTTCTTCTCGCGCTCGGTCTGGGTGCCGTTTCGGCTGTCGTCGTCCTCGCGAACGCGATGGCGTACCTGACCGAGGCGCATCCGGTCCCAACGTACGCCTTCTTTACCGGGCTTATCGCCGCGAGTGCGATCGTCCTCTATAGCGAGGTCGACGTCACGACGCCAAAGCGCGTTCTGGTCGCGGCCGGTGGGATCGTTCTCGCGGCGGCCGTGACCGGCGTGACGGCGACGGGTGCCAGTCACACGCTCCCGATCGTGTTCGTCACCGGGGCGATTGCGATCTGTGCCATGGTGTTGCCGGGAATATCCGGAGCGTTTTTCCTCCTCGTTCTCGGGCAGTACGAGTACCTGACGGGCGTGCTCTCGGACTTCACGTCGGGCGTGGCCGGTCTCTTCGACGGAAACTCGGTGGGGACGCTCGTCGAGCCAGGGACAGTTATCGCGGTATTCGGTGCCGGAGCCGTTCTCGGACTCTTCACGATGGCCCACGCGGTCCGCGTGGCGCTCGATCGCTACCACACCGCGACGATGACGTTCCTGGTGAGTTTGATGGTCGGGGCGCTCAGACTCCCGATCGAAGAGGTGGCGGTTGCTCTCGGCGAATCGTCGACCGGGTCGCCGTCGTACGCGATTCTCGGCGGATCCGTCGGCGCGGGGATCGTGCTTCTCGCCGATCGGTACGCAATCGATCGAACGACCGTTTCGAACCCGGCCTAAATCTGAGTTCGCGCTCTTTCCGGGTGTGACGACGGCCTCAAACTCGTCGGAAATTTAATCCGTTTAAAAACATTAAGAAAATTTAAGATAAATATATTACCATTGGAAACGACGTTTGGATTGTAATGTCCGCAACTGACAGCGTCAAAGAAGCCGTTGAAGCGCACCCACGACTGCTCGGATTCCTGTTTGCTGCGATGGTGCTGATGAGCCAGGCTGGTTCCGTCGCTGCCGGTGCCACGGAAGTCGGCGTCGGCCCCTAAGTAGCGTCCGGATATCGACCGCTCGTTCTACCGTAGTCACACTCCGTCGAGAGAGTTCTACCCACGCTTCAGTCTGATCTCGGAGAACGTGCCGGTTCCGAGAGACGCTCATCGCGACAGAATTCACACTTCGGAGAGATACGTCGGCAAGCCCAGTTCCGTATTCCATCGCAACTGACCGTCGACCACCAGCGGCGTCTCGATCCACGTCAGGTATTTTCGCAATTGCTCGACGGAGACGCTCGTCTTTACGTCGTGCATTGGAAGCAGGTATATTTCGTCGATCGTCTTGACGTTCGGAGAGGTCACGGAGCCGATCTGAAACTCCTTTGCGGGATACGTTCGAAAGCTGAGGACGGGATCGTCGGTCGGCTCGACGGAGACGATCGTCGGCGCCCCGCCGTCGGATTGTGCGATGTCGGTCGATCCATCGCCGACGATCAGGTACTGTTCGCCGAGGACGGTCCACTCGCTTATAATTTCCAGGGCACCGCGGAGCGGGAATCCGAGGTTGAGTAACTTCGCGAGCGACGCCCCGGAGTCGACGGCGTGTTCGTTGATGATGTCTCCGAGCGTCGCGACGCCCCCGAACGCACCCCGCTGGGCGAGCGCGAGCCCCTGCTCGTAGGAGTGACAGGCGTTCAGGAAGAAGACGCCGAGGTCGACCGACTCGAGCGTTCGGACGTCGAGATCGCCGTCTGAACACTCGAGTCCCGCGTCCGTCGCGTGCCCGATGTAGTGGAGAAAGTCGTATCCGCCGTCGGAAAGTAGTGTCGCGAGCTCGTCCGTCGAGACGCCGAATCGTGAGGTGACGTCGAACGGGAGCAGTTCCCTGGAACCGTAGGTTTCGTCCAGCAGGTCGTGTTCGTCTAGCATCCGGGCGTCGTTGCAGACGACGAGGATGTCGATGTGCTGGGTGCGCGATTTTCTATCGAGTTGATTTCGATAGCCTTCGATCGTCGCTTTCGAGGCGCCCTGAGGTGCAAGCTCGCCGAACCAGGCGTGTTCGATCGACTCGTCGGTTACGTCCGGTTCGACGACGGGAAACGTCGATTCCGAATCGATTCCATCGGTCGTCGGACGCCGGGTCGTTCTAGCCGATCGAACCAGCGTCGCGTGTTCTCGCTTCCGGTGAGCGTCTGTGTCCGACAGTGCCGTTGGCGTTCTCGTCGTTGCAGCCGAAGCGACCTCGGTATCGATCGAGTGTTTGGTTCCGCTCGACGGCCGGACGATCCCCAGTTCGTTTACGACGAACGGGAGGACCTCGATCGCGCTCGGCTCGTCCGGGACGTGAGCCGTCAACGGCCAGCGAGGGACGTGCGGCTCGATGAGTTCGTACGGCACCTCGAGATAGGCCTCGAGTCGCGTGGAGAGCGATTCGTCGTACAA
This region includes:
- a CDS encoding oligosaccharyl transferase, archaeosortase A system-associated: MSGETAEATALQVDDVYAFVERYGHLVLVGLLMVFMLWVRLLNYGVFRRDDGSVTFTAIDSWYHWRATDWMVENYPRSMPFEVYTGFPTGNYVGQFGTLFDHIVVTVAMVIGLGDPSQSDVQMAALIVVPILAVLVAIPVYLIAKKVAGGSRVAGLVAVIFLALSPGEFLRRSTAGQFQHHVAEVLFMAVALLAIIVALRVAEREKPIWELVEAREWEPLKEPATYSALAGVALCLYLWTWPPAVMFVAILGVFFAVHLCIEFLRGVSPDHVAFVGVISMVVPTLFMLVMLDVFTFTSETSFGLLQPTVSALVAIGCLFMAWLAREWDARDIERTYYPGAIVGIALGGLLVLWVAVPDLYSTLVGNFTSRIMPIGPSETGLTVQEVQPPDEFVARATREFGMGLYLFIIGLVLLVARPVMGERFRAEHTLVVVWSLFLLSMAMTQVRFWYYFVLPIAIVSGYTIGVAVDLIDVRLTDRVSDVGAYQVLAIVLVLTVLFVPFAPMVNDVNAINVGEQAGPSHDSILWEDANEFMAENTPEPGNLYGAGHDDELDYYERYSYPDDGNFEYPEGAYGVMSWWDYGHLITTQAERIPHSNPFQQHARSSSAYLQAPDEATANGVLDLIATGEDPRLDDTGGLTQEPPESVEGGDQMPYVMIDYKMVGSKFGAISQWTGPDPEVYSSPKPIDIGIEDQEETFVAANDEFYDTQVASLYLEDADGMENYRLVHETDRFAMVAGVATQQGGVPFWGTDLGIGWDEAAQHEPVIDQHRDEGMLYGGEYYEPHLASAVKTFERVEGATLDGQFDGIDVENATVEASLELETEPGRTFVYTQQAEIADDGGFSVTVPYATEETLGPEDGFTESTVTANGSYQVIVQDGETFYSSEVDVPEPAIYDGDEITVSDFEEIDFDDLIDDGADNATDENGDAGGDDDENGDADNGGENGDGNDADGADTNDE
- a CDS encoding DUF368 domain-containing protein, which translates into the protein MREGLVVYCKGFAMGAADAVPGVSGATIALIVGIYDRMIRAITAIDPRELREISSRDGRAALWSELLEWDLPFLLALGLGAVSAVVVLANAMAYLTEAHPVPTYAFFTGLIAASAIVLYSEVDVTTPKRVLVAAGGIVLAAAVTGVTATGASHTLPIVFVTGAIAICAMVLPGISGAFFLLVLGQYEYLTGVLSDFTSGVAGLFDGNSVGTLVEPGTVIAVFGAGAVLGLFTMAHAVRVALDRYHTATMTFLVSLMVGALRLPIEEVAVALGESSTGSPSYAILGGSVGAGIVLLADRYAIDRTTVSNPA
- a CDS encoding DUF7503 family protein; its protein translation is MSATDSVKEAVEAHPRLLGFLFAAMVLMSQAGSVAAGATEVGVGP